A DNA window from Argiope bruennichi chromosome X2, qqArgBrue1.1, whole genome shotgun sequence contains the following coding sequences:
- the LOC129961065 gene encoding uncharacterized protein LOC129961065, with protein MASRPESNDRPDAPFGPPDCPWEPMSSDSPMPESVFDCGGKLNGEKVYVGRVYDDEDKSYLIGTAIPSKGLCTYVTKDLKVKTSNNYEILTISCGEPLVFKPKDWESNLLFVAGGDMDKCLYCGRVVENDNTYFGWADKDDQTVYIPRDHESKVLEGYNILIHQYLDRLCICPMPPHTPPF; from the exons ATGGCAAGCAGGCCCGAATCCAACGACAGACCTGATG CTCCCTTTGGTCCACCTGATTGTCCATGGGAACCTATGAGTTCTGATTCACCAATGCCTGAATCTGTTTTTGACTGTGGTGGAAAGCTTAATGGTGAAAAAGTATATGTTGGGCGGGTTTATGACGATGAGGATAAATCTTATTTGATTGGTACTGCTATTCCTAGTAAAGGCCTCTGTACTTATGTAACTAAAGATTTGAAAGTTAAGACAAGTAATAATTACGAA atACTTACTATATCATGCGGTGAGCCTTTGGTATTTAAACCAAAGGATTGGGAAAGCAATTTACTCTTTGTTGCTGGAGGCGACATGGATAAGTGTTTATATTGTGGTAGAGTAGTTGAGAATGATAACACATATTTTGGATGGGCTGACAAGGATGATCAAACTGTTTACATTCCACGAGACCATGAAAGTAAAGTTCTTGAAGGCTACAATATCTTGATTCATCAGTATCTTGATCGTCTCTGCATTTGCCCCATGCCACCTCACACTCCTCCTTTTTAA